In the genome of Cupriavidus taiwanensis, one region contains:
- the fliN gene encoding flagellar motor switch protein FliN, which translates to MTDGIEDKPVDPMDDWASALAEQTSATSAEIPAAPAAATATPAAAAVFPPLAKEAPSGFRNDIEMILDIPVQLTVELGRTKVPIKNLLQLAQGSVVELDGLAGEPMDVLVNGYLIAQGEVVVVNDKFGIRLTDIITPSERIRKLNK; encoded by the coding sequence ATGACTGACGGCATCGAGGACAAGCCGGTCGACCCGATGGACGACTGGGCCAGCGCGCTGGCCGAGCAGACCAGCGCCACTTCCGCCGAGATCCCTGCCGCGCCTGCGGCGGCCACCGCCACGCCGGCCGCCGCCGCGGTCTTCCCGCCGCTGGCCAAGGAAGCGCCGAGCGGCTTCCGCAACGATATCGAGATGATCCTCGATATCCCGGTGCAGCTGACCGTGGAACTGGGCCGCACCAAGGTGCCGATCAAGAACCTGCTGCAGCTGGCGCAGGGCTCGGTGGTGGAGCTGGACGGCCTGGCCGGCGAGCCGATGGACGTGCTGGTCAACGGCTACCTGATCGCCCAGGGCGAAGTGGTGGTGGTCAACGACAAGTTCGGCATCCGCCTGACCGACATCATCACGCCGTCCGAACGCATCCGGAAGCTGAACAAATGA
- the fliO gene encoding flagellar biosynthetic protein FliO gives MTAATRAPLAALAALPGAAMAAEGTPAPAISGAASLAQAGLGLFAIIALILGLAWMARRAGLVRHATGGAMKVVGSTMLGARQRLVLVEVGDTWLVLGVSPGEIRPLHTMAAGSPSTSQTGAHVAAGPSQPPTGGSFAEKLLRSMQAQFKS, from the coding sequence ATGACAGCCGCAACCCGCGCCCCGCTGGCTGCGCTTGCCGCGCTTCCCGGCGCCGCAATGGCGGCCGAAGGCACGCCGGCGCCAGCCATCAGCGGCGCGGCCAGCCTGGCGCAGGCCGGGCTGGGGCTGTTCGCCATCATCGCGCTGATCCTGGGCCTGGCCTGGATGGCACGGCGTGCCGGCCTGGTGCGCCACGCCACCGGTGGCGCGATGAAGGTGGTCGGCAGCACCATGCTGGGCGCACGCCAGCGCCTGGTGCTGGTCGAGGTCGGCGATACCTGGCTGGTGCTGGGCGTCAGCCCCGGCGAGATCCGGCCGCTGCACACCATGGCGGCAGGGTCGCCGTCCACCAGCCAGACCGGCGCGCACGTTGCCGCCGGACCGTCGCAACCGCCCACCGGCGGCAGCTTTGCCGAGAAGCTGCTGCGCTCGATGCAGGCTCAATTCAAATCATGA